The nucleotide sequence TGGAAGTATGGTAGTCTCTCCGGCAATTGTGTAAGTTTGGCAGGTATACGGCCCGCCGCCGACCGACCCACCTCACTTCTATTCATGCTCATGCTAGATCCCAGAGAAAGCTGGAGCCGAGTCCACGATCTCGCGCTTGTGTACCTCGCTCTGGCGTATGGAACTGACTCGCAATTATCCGCCAGCGAGATGGACACGATTGTTCAGCTCCTTCATGGCTGGCGATCTGATCTTGAATTGGACGACGTACGGGAGTTGGCGATGGAGTCCCTCGCGATATTCCTCGATCCCGACGCCTCCGACGAGGTCGTGGTCGCTATCGATCGCCTTCATGATTCACTAGAACCGGACGAACGCCGACGTGCGCTGGAGGATGTGGTGCGCATCGCTCGAGCGGATGGCGTGCTTCTCGGCCGCGAACGGACGTTCATCTCTCACCTTGCGGGCGCCTGGGGACTGAAGGCTCAGGCCAGCGACGCGCTGCAGCAAGCCTCTGATGAGGAGGAAGATGAAGACTGGACTCTGCTTCACGACCTGGGCCTCGTGTACATCGTCCTTGCGCACAGTACCGATAGCCAACTGAGTGACGCGGAGATCGCGGCAATGTTGGAACGAATGAGCCAGTGGCAGCCCGATCTGGCCGAGGCCGAGATCCGTGACATCCTGCGCGATTCACTCGCCGCGTACGCCAAAGGCCCTGGCGAGGAAGAGTTGACCCGGTCCGTTTCGGCCCTCAAGAACAAGTTGCCCTTCCTTCAGCGCCTCGCTGTACTCGATGACCTGACGTACATCGCCGAAGCAGATGGCAGCTTCAACGAATTCGAACGTGAGATGATCACGTCTCTTTCGAAGGCTTTCAACGTCGCCGTACGTGTCGACGACTAGGAGTCGCAGAAGCAGTTCACGTTAATTCTGCACGGATCCACCCGTTCTGCTGTGACGAGGTTTTGGAGCCGCCTGCCCGCTCCAACCGTCGTCATTCGCCGGGTCTTCCTGCTCCGGAGTCGATTGGGTACTGGCTCCAAACAAAGAAGACCAGGCGGTATCTGAACTTGTTCGTCTGAGTCTGGCCCCGATCCTTCGCCTGAGCCAGTGGCGGGTGGGGGGTATGAGACCAAGAAAGC is from Rhodothermales bacterium and encodes:
- a CDS encoding TerB family tellurite resistance protein, whose amino-acid sequence is MLDPRESWSRVHDLALVYLALAYGTDSQLSASEMDTIVQLLHGWRSDLELDDVRELAMESLAIFLDPDASDEVVVAIDRLHDSLEPDERRRALEDVVRIARADGVLLGRERTFISHLAGAWGLKAQASDALQQASDEEEDEDWTLLHDLGLVYIVLAHSTDSQLSDAEIAAMLERMSQWQPDLAEAEIRDILRDSLAAYAKGPGEEELTRSVSALKNKLPFLQRLAVLDDLTYIAEADGSFNEFEREMITSLSKAFNVAVRVDD